A window from Lampris incognitus isolate fLamInc1 chromosome 5, fLamInc1.hap2, whole genome shotgun sequence encodes these proteins:
- the serping1 gene encoding plasma protease C1 inhibitor isoform X1 — MHHLALLCLLLQLGFELSTSSILRVVPGSSLTLPCFPSQTHFIGGAVTWNYNGGDISEFPAEQSDPGAVIIKDKSLNIIHVTPANMGLYECVVKEHNIEWKKKYTIEVDVSSDYIIKMNQGSMVYLPCHRPSFSQANTYAHWFKETGGGERRELTPVEVSKTGERLEWFYSDPSSNDQTITLKELGEMDAGIYYCESAKGERFNTITLIVDVAPTAPPHSCSGFTTAWEPCQEETSSISASILKESMTEFSMKLYSHISQLKSSANLLFSPISISGIFSNLLLGARGDTRRVIEAALCLPHDFHCVHSQMKRLKENLLASLKIASQIYYNPYMNLSKSFTNQSVEFYNAEAVMLQNSSEENTEMINSWVAKHTNNKITHLVDSVPSETQLILLNAVYFNGQWKTRFDSHVKRSQFTKLNGDLQTVPILYSSKYLVSMQYVPELKAQVARFPLTGETSLYILLPRTHLLPDLQMTEMHMTDATILQMVKLLKSAYTQRVEVTLPRLKLDVQTDMKTLLKKLDLSSLFEDANLCGLYAEDKVILNDARHKAFLRLTEDGVEASAATSISLYRTFNSFSALRPFVLLIWSDQADVPLFMGRVTEP; from the exons ATGCATCACCTGGCTCTCCTTTGCCTCCTGCTCCAGCTCGGTTTCGAG CTTTCCACATCATCGATTCTTCGGGTTGTACCTGGTTCCTCTTTGACGCTTCCTTGTTTCCCTTCTCAAACACACTTCATTGGCGGGGCTGTCACCTGGAATTACAATG GAGGAGACATAAGTGAATTTCCTGCTGAGCAGTCTGACCCCGGTGCAGTCATTATCAAAGATAAATCACTGAATATAATCCATGTAACTCCTGCTAACATGGGATTGTATGAGTGTGTTGTAAAGGAACACAATATTGAGTGGAAGAAGAAATACACCATTGAAGTTGATG TGTCAAGTGACTATATCATCAAAATGAACCAAGGCAGTATGGTTTACCTCCCCTGCCATCGCCCATCATTTAGCCAAGCAAACACCTATGCACACTGGTTCAAAGAAACTGGGGGAGGTGAGAGGAGGGAGTTGACTCCTGTAGAGGTTTCAAAGACTGGCGAGAGACTCGAATGGTTTTACTCAGATCCATCAAGCAATGATCAGACTATCACACTGAAAGAGCTAGGCGAGATGGATGCTGGAATATACTATTGTGAATCTGCCAAAGGGGAGAGGTTCAACACAATCACCCTTATTGTTGATG TTGCCCCTACTGCTCCTCCTCATTCATGCAGTGGGTTCACCACGGCATGGGAACCCTGCCAGGAAGAAACCAGTAGCATATCGGCGTCCATTTTGAAGGAATCCATGACAGAGTTTTCCATGAAGCTTTACTCCCACATCAGCCAACTGAAGTCCTCTGCCAACCTACTCTTTTCACCAATCAGCATCAGTGGGATCTTCTCGAATCTGTTGCTAG GTGCGCGGGGTGATACCAGAAGAGTCATTGAAGCAGCCCTCTGTTTGCCTCATGACTTCCACTGTGTTCACTCCCAGATGAAAAGGCTGAAAGAGAATCTGCTCGCCTCACTAAAGATCGCATCTCAGATATACTACAACCCAT ACATGAATCTGAGTAAGTCCTTCACCAACCAGTCGGTGGAGTTTTATAATGCTGAGGCTGTCATGCTGCAGAACAGTAGTGAGGAGAATACAGAAATGATCAACAGCTGGGTGGCAAAGCACACCAACAATAAAATCACACATCTGGTTGATTCTGTACCGTCCGAAACTCAGCTGATCCTGCTGAATGCCGTCTACTTCAATG GTCAGTGGAAGACCAGATTTGATAGCCATGTCAAGCGCTCCCAGTTCACGAAACTAAATGGGGACCTACAAACGGTGCCTATCCTCTACAGCTCAAAATACTTGGTTTCTATGCAGTATGTCCCTGAACTTAAGGCACAG GTGGCAAGGTTCCCCCTCACAGGTGAAACCAGCCTATATATTTTGCTGCCACGCACCCATTTACTGCCTGACTTACAAATGACAGAGATGCACATGACGGATGCAACCATTCTTCAAATGGTTAAACTCCTAAAAAGTGCATATACTCAGCGTGTTGAAGTCACCTTACCCCGCCTCAAACTGGACGTCCAGACAGACATGAAAACCCTTCTCAAGAAACTAG ACCTTTCATCACTCTTTGAAGATGCCAATCTTTGTGGACTCTACGCAGAAGACAAGGTAATTTTGAATGATGCCCGGCACAAAGCTTTCCTCAGATTGACCGAAGATGGAGTGGAGGCCAGCGCCGCCACCTCGATTTCTTTGTATCGCACCTTCAATTCCTTCTCTGCCCTGCGGCCTTTCGTCTTGCTGATCTGGAGCGACCAGGCCGATGTGCCTCTCTTCATGGGCAGAGTGACCGAACcgtga
- the tmem134 gene encoding transmembrane protein 134 — protein MATQFSIDDAFALEGEEDGAVSDAETERWKCRDKDREVGEITFGPLSFTKPQSHPLPAAGGNPDHSNLKYQNLENEDILGNSGNSSFNNFFKISDPATLSYCSSQWSFSTLSSVTQLSAHCCGWMSHPLVKKNRRVVLASFLLLITGVALIFTGIIIQLNQNAGVSSAIFFVPGFLLFIPGVYHVIYISCAVHGRRGFKFFYLPYFEK, from the exons ATGGCAACGCAGTTTAGTATCGATGATGCCTTTGCGCTAGAGGGTGAGGAGGATGGAGCTGTATCCGAtgcagagacagaaagatggaaGTGCAGAGATAAAGACAGGGAAGTAGGAGAGATCACATTTGGTCCTCTGTCTTTCACCAAACCTCAGAGTCATCCATTGCCTGCTGCAGGAGGTAACCCAGACCATAGCAATCTTAAGTATCAG AATCTGGAAAATGAAGACATTCTGGGCAACAGTGGCAATTCGTCCTTCAATAACTTCTTCAAAATCAG CGATCCTGCAACTCTGTCTTACTGCAGCTCACAGTGGTCTTTCAGCACATTGAGTTCTGTCACACAGCTGTCTGCGCACTGCTGCGG GTGGATGTCTCATCCCCTGGTAAAGAAGAATAGAAGGGTGGTTCTTGCTTCATTTCTTCTCCTTATCACTGGAGTTG CTCTTATTTTCACTGGAATCATCATCCAGTTGAACCAAAATGCAG GTGTTTCGAGTGCAATTTTCTTTGTACCTggttttctcctcttcattcctggAG TATACCATGTGATATACATCAGTTGTGCTGTCCATGGGAGAAGAGGCTTCAAGTTCTTCTACCTTCCCTATTTTGAAAAATGA
- the cdk2ap2 gene encoding cyclin-dependent kinase 2-associated protein 2 gives MSYKPIAPAPSGSNHTPPGSSVPSPSLPSSSNFRPAFSDFGPPSMGFVQPVKVSQGSTYSELLSVIEEMSREIRPTYAGSKSAMERLKRGIIHARALVRECLAETERSART, from the exons ATGAGTTATAAACCCATAGCCCCCGCGCCATCGGGctccaatcacacccctccag GCTCCAGCGTGCCCTCTCCGTCATTGCCCTCCTCTTCCAACTTCAGGCCAGCTTTCAGTGACTTTGGCCCTCCTTCTATGGGCTTTGTGCAG CCGGTGAAAGTGTCTCAGGGGTCCACCTACAGTGAACTGCTCTCTGTTATTGAGGAGATGAGCCGTGAGATCCGACCCACATATGCCGGGAGCAAGAGTGCAATGGAGAGGCTAAAGAGAG GCATCATTCATGCTCGTGCACTGGTCAGAGAGTGTTTGGCAGAGACTGAAAGAAGCGCCCGCACATAG
- the aip gene encoding AH receptor-interacting protein has product MEEQARNLLEEGIRKKLISPGKGALPTFPDGTKVIFHYRTCLCDGTVLDDSRTMGGRCKPMELILGKKFKLAVWERVVITMREGEVAEFTCDTKHTALYPLVSQSLRNINAGKDPLEGQRHCCGIAQIHSHHSLGHNDLDHLQASPQPLSFTIELLQVLQPGSFQLDIWAMSDAEKLKVVPVIHEEGNTLFKQGQIKQAAEKYYNGIACLKNLQMKEHPGDNEWIKLDQMITPLLLNYCQCQLLQGQYYEVIEHCSSLLFKYDDNVKAFYKRAKAHAAVWNETEARADFAKVVQLDPTLGPSVAKELRSMEEKIHAKKLEEKDRFKGIFRSNTQPATATTG; this is encoded by the exons ATGGAGGAGCAGGCACGCAATCTACTCGAAGAGGGGATACGAAAAAAACTGATTAGTCCTGGTAAAGGAGCGTTACCAACATTCCCCGATGGAACAAAG GTGATATTTCATTACCGCACCTGTCTGTGCGATGGGACAGTTCTGGATGACTCCAGAACAATGGGGGGGCGTTGCAAACCCATGGAGCTCATTTTAGGGAAGAAATTCAAGCTTGCTGTCTGGGAAAGGGTAGTCATCACCATGAGGGAAGGGGAAGTTGCAGAGTTTACCTGTGACACAAAG CATACAGCACTGTACCCTCTGGTGTCCCAGTCTCTGCGGAATATCAATGCAGGGAAGGACCCCTTGGAGGGCCAGAGGCACTGTTGTGGCATTGCCCAGATCCACTCCCACCACTCTCTGGGACACAATGACTTGGATCACCTCCAGGCCAGTCCGCAGCCTCTCAGCTTCACCATTGAGTTACTGCAG GTTCTGCAACCGGGATCATTCCAGCTGGACATCTGGGCTATGTCAGATGCAGAAAAACTTAAGGTGGTGCCTGTGATCCATGAGGAGGGCAACACCCTCTTTAAACAGGGTCAGATTAAACAGGCTGCAGAGAAGTACTACAACGGCATTGCCTGCCTCAAAAATCTACAGATGAAG GAACATCCTGGTGATAATGAATGGATCAAGCTAGATCAAATGATCACGCccctgctcctcaactactgccAGTGCCAGTTACTCCAGGgtcaatactatgaagtcatcgaGCACTGTTCCTCCCTGCTCTTCAAATATGATG ACAATGTGAAAGCCTTTTACAAGCGCGCTAAAGCCCATGCAGCAGTGTGGAATGAAACTGAGGCACGAGCAGACTTTGCAAAGGTGGTACAGCTGGACCCCACGCTTGGGCCCAGTGTGGCCAAAGAGCTGCGGTCGATGGAGGAGAAGATCCATGCTAAGAAACTAGAGGAAAAAGACCGCTTTAAAGGCATATTCAGAAGCAACACACAACCAGCCACTGCCACCACG GGTTGA
- the serping1 gene encoding plasma protease C1 inhibitor isoform X2 yields MNQGSMVYLPCHRPSFSQANTYAHWFKETGGGERRELTPVEVSKTGERLEWFYSDPSSNDQTITLKELGEMDAGIYYCESAKGERFNTITLIVDVAPTAPPHSCSGFTTAWEPCQEETSSISASILKESMTEFSMKLYSHISQLKSSANLLFSPISISGIFSNLLLGARGDTRRVIEAALCLPHDFHCVHSQMKRLKENLLASLKIASQIYYNPYMNLSKSFTNQSVEFYNAEAVMLQNSSEENTEMINSWVAKHTNNKITHLVDSVPSETQLILLNAVYFNGQWKTRFDSHVKRSQFTKLNGDLQTVPILYSSKYLVSMQYVPELKAQVARFPLTGETSLYILLPRTHLLPDLQMTEMHMTDATILQMVKLLKSAYTQRVEVTLPRLKLDVQTDMKTLLKKLDLSSLFEDANLCGLYAEDKVILNDARHKAFLRLTEDGVEASAATSISLYRTFNSFSALRPFVLLIWSDQADVPLFMGRVTEP; encoded by the exons ATGAACCAAGGCAGTATGGTTTACCTCCCCTGCCATCGCCCATCATTTAGCCAAGCAAACACCTATGCACACTGGTTCAAAGAAACTGGGGGAGGTGAGAGGAGGGAGTTGACTCCTGTAGAGGTTTCAAAGACTGGCGAGAGACTCGAATGGTTTTACTCAGATCCATCAAGCAATGATCAGACTATCACACTGAAAGAGCTAGGCGAGATGGATGCTGGAATATACTATTGTGAATCTGCCAAAGGGGAGAGGTTCAACACAATCACCCTTATTGTTGATG TTGCCCCTACTGCTCCTCCTCATTCATGCAGTGGGTTCACCACGGCATGGGAACCCTGCCAGGAAGAAACCAGTAGCATATCGGCGTCCATTTTGAAGGAATCCATGACAGAGTTTTCCATGAAGCTTTACTCCCACATCAGCCAACTGAAGTCCTCTGCCAACCTACTCTTTTCACCAATCAGCATCAGTGGGATCTTCTCGAATCTGTTGCTAG GTGCGCGGGGTGATACCAGAAGAGTCATTGAAGCAGCCCTCTGTTTGCCTCATGACTTCCACTGTGTTCACTCCCAGATGAAAAGGCTGAAAGAGAATCTGCTCGCCTCACTAAAGATCGCATCTCAGATATACTACAACCCAT ACATGAATCTGAGTAAGTCCTTCACCAACCAGTCGGTGGAGTTTTATAATGCTGAGGCTGTCATGCTGCAGAACAGTAGTGAGGAGAATACAGAAATGATCAACAGCTGGGTGGCAAAGCACACCAACAATAAAATCACACATCTGGTTGATTCTGTACCGTCCGAAACTCAGCTGATCCTGCTGAATGCCGTCTACTTCAATG GTCAGTGGAAGACCAGATTTGATAGCCATGTCAAGCGCTCCCAGTTCACGAAACTAAATGGGGACCTACAAACGGTGCCTATCCTCTACAGCTCAAAATACTTGGTTTCTATGCAGTATGTCCCTGAACTTAAGGCACAG GTGGCAAGGTTCCCCCTCACAGGTGAAACCAGCCTATATATTTTGCTGCCACGCACCCATTTACTGCCTGACTTACAAATGACAGAGATGCACATGACGGATGCAACCATTCTTCAAATGGTTAAACTCCTAAAAAGTGCATATACTCAGCGTGTTGAAGTCACCTTACCCCGCCTCAAACTGGACGTCCAGACAGACATGAAAACCCTTCTCAAGAAACTAG ACCTTTCATCACTCTTTGAAGATGCCAATCTTTGTGGACTCTACGCAGAAGACAAGGTAATTTTGAATGATGCCCGGCACAAAGCTTTCCTCAGATTGACCGAAGATGGAGTGGAGGCCAGCGCCGCCACCTCGATTTCTTTGTATCGCACCTTCAATTCCTTCTCTGCCCTGCGGCCTTTCGTCTTGCTGATCTGGAGCGACCAGGCCGATGTGCCTCTCTTCATGGGCAGAGTGACCGAACcgtga